The following are encoded in a window of Desulfolucanica intricata genomic DNA:
- a CDS encoding DUF1294 domain-containing protein, with protein MVSKVIINGFIIYLIAVNCCAFVIYGLDKYYAVKHAYRISEKKLLSLALLGGSLGSLLAMRIFHHKTKHIQFVLIIPVLLVVQLVLGTVFYGYMTASIQ; from the coding sequence GTGGTAAGTAAGGTAATAATTAATGGTTTTATTATTTACCTTATCGCAGTTAATTGCTGTGCTTTTGTTATCTATGGATTGGATAAATATTATGCTGTTAAACACGCTTACCGTATTTCAGAAAAGAAGCTTTTAAGTTTAGCCCTTTTAGGGGGTTCATTGGGGAGTCTTCTGGCGATGCGTATTTTTCATCACAAGACTAAACATATACAATTTGTTTTAATTATCCCGGTGCTGCTGGTTGTTCAGCTGGTGCTTGGTACTGTTTTTTATGGTTATATGACTGCTTCAATACAATAA
- a CDS encoding gamma carbonic anhydrase family protein, producing MLHKYLDREPEIKETVFVAPGAHIIGRVKIGDYSGVWFNAVIRGDEDEVIIGERTNIQDGAVVHEDEGFPTIIGNDVTVGHKALLHGCKIGNGALIGMGAIILNGAVIGDGAVVAAGALVKQGQVIPTNSLAVGAPAKVIREVKPEEREQFSLGAKKYREKAMIYKDS from the coding sequence ATGCTGCATAAATATTTGGATCGGGAGCCGGAAATCAAAGAAACAGTTTTTGTTGCCCCGGGGGCGCATATAATTGGCAGGGTTAAAATCGGTGACTATTCCGGTGTTTGGTTTAATGCTGTAATTCGTGGTGATGAAGATGAAGTTATAATTGGTGAGCGTACAAATATTCAGGATGGAGCAGTGGTGCACGAGGATGAGGGTTTTCCCACTATTATCGGTAATGATGTTACTGTAGGTCATAAGGCACTTCTTCATGGTTGTAAAATCGGTAATGGAGCTTTAATTGGAATGGGTGCCATTATATTAAACGGTGCCGTTATCGGGGACGGGGCTGTTGTTGCAGCCGGTGCACTGGTTAAACAGGGTCAGGTAATTCCCACCAACAGCCTGGCGGTTGGTGCCCCGGCTAAGGTGATTCGGGAGGTTAAGCCTGAAGAGCGGGAACAATTCAGTTTGGGTGCAAAGAAATACCGGGAGAAAGCCATGATTTATAAAGATTCATAA
- a CDS encoding GNAT family N-acetyltransferase → MCVQVIEVNTNIMLKKFLELPNQIYKEDPLGVRPSMDHTLNSYFLRPNLHRNIKLFLAIRENKPAARVAAIIDPYYPADTGFFGFFEAFDDLEAAGKVFTTAFNWLTKRGIRKVLGPVTYNTNQLIGILIEGFSEEPYFMTPYNPPYYSLLLNNLGFDKAEDFYAYKWHSNDKTPSKIIKVAQRARRITGLKIRSINFRKPGQEANIISSILNQAMADNWGYRPLSYRDARQVIHDYRSYADPELITVIEIQDKPAGICLVVPNINPLLREHPQGLPLPLPQTFRKKLNTCRLAILGVIPDFRCRGVEALMMVHSIETAKAKGYTEAELSLIHEKNTMMNKIITETIGTPKSKSFRLYQKDI, encoded by the coding sequence ATGTGCGTTCAGGTTATAGAAGTCAATACTAACATTATGCTTAAGAAGTTCCTGGAGCTACCTAATCAAATATATAAAGAAGACCCGTTAGGTGTCAGACCGTCAATGGATCATACACTTAACAGTTATTTTCTAAGACCTAACTTACACCGGAATATTAAATTGTTTCTCGCTATACGGGAAAACAAACCGGCAGCCCGTGTAGCCGCCATTATTGATCCATATTACCCTGCAGATACAGGTTTTTTTGGTTTTTTTGAAGCCTTTGATGACCTGGAAGCGGCGGGAAAAGTATTTACCACAGCATTTAACTGGTTAACAAAACGCGGAATAAGAAAAGTACTCGGTCCGGTAACTTATAATACCAATCAATTAATAGGAATATTAATAGAAGGCTTTTCGGAAGAGCCTTATTTTATGACACCCTATAACCCTCCTTATTACAGCCTGCTGCTAAACAATTTAGGTTTTGATAAAGCAGAGGACTTCTATGCTTATAAGTGGCACTCCAATGACAAAACACCATCAAAAATAATTAAAGTAGCCCAACGGGCCAGACGGATAACAGGGTTGAAAATCAGATCAATAAATTTTCGTAAACCGGGCCAGGAAGCAAATATCATTTCCAGTATTTTAAATCAGGCTATGGCTGATAACTGGGGCTACCGGCCTTTAAGTTACCGGGATGCGCGGCAGGTTATACATGACTACAGAAGTTATGCGGATCCGGAATTAATTACCGTTATTGAAATCCAAGATAAGCCTGCGGGAATTTGCCTGGTCGTACCTAATATTAATCCTCTCCTTAGGGAGCACCCGCAGGGTCTGCCGCTCCCGCTGCCACAAACATTCAGAAAGAAATTAAACACCTGCCGGCTAGCTATCCTGGGAGTAATTCCGGATTTTCGCTGCCGGGGGGTGGAGGCTTTAATGATGGTACATTCAATTGAAACTGCCAAAGCTAAAGGTTATACTGAAGCAGAACTCTCTTTGATTCATGAAAAAAACACCATGATGAATAAAATAATCACCGAAACGATTGGAACTCCCAAATCAAAGAGCTTTCGACTTTACCAAAAAGACATCTAA
- a CDS encoding UPF0280 family protein: MVYKERTYRKNFRQSDLVHFQVVIKETDLDIGVYRKRYSPELVKLAEKITLKYRTQLEEYIKIHPEFLTSLQPLQVKSGAPAIARQMADAAKKAGVGPMAAVAGAVAEAVGMELLRHTREIIIENGGDIYLKSNRKRRIGIYAGQSPFTEKIAIEIPPELTPLGICTSSGTVGHSLSFGRADAAIIISANTSLADAVATATANRVQNPEDVQTALEFAINISGITGAVVIKHDKLAAWGNVKIVHI, encoded by the coding sequence TTGGTCTATAAAGAAAGGACCTACCGCAAAAATTTTCGCCAGAGTGACTTAGTACACTTTCAGGTAGTTATCAAGGAAACCGACCTGGATATAGGAGTCTACCGTAAAAGGTATTCCCCTGAGCTGGTTAAGCTGGCGGAAAAAATAACACTAAAGTACCGGACTCAATTGGAAGAATATATTAAAATACACCCGGAATTCCTAACTTCTCTGCAGCCGCTGCAAGTTAAATCCGGGGCCCCGGCCATCGCCCGCCAAATGGCCGATGCCGCAAAAAAAGCCGGCGTCGGACCCATGGCCGCAGTTGCCGGTGCAGTGGCTGAGGCAGTAGGAATGGAACTGTTACGGCATACCAGGGAGATAATTATAGAAAACGGTGGAGACATATACCTAAAAAGCAACCGCAAAAGGCGTATCGGCATATATGCCGGTCAATCCCCCTTTACCGAAAAAATCGCCATTGAGATACCCCCTGAACTAACCCCGCTGGGTATATGTACCTCCTCAGGTACAGTCGGTCATTCTTTAAGCTTTGGCCGGGCGGATGCGGCTATTATAATCTCTGCCAATACATCTCTTGCTGATGCTGTAGCCACCGCCACAGCCAACCGTGTACAAAACCCGGAGGATGTTCAAACCGCTTTAGAATTTGCCATTAATATTTCGGGTATCACCGGTGCAGTAGTTATCAAACATGATAAATTGGCAGCCTGGGGAAATGTAAAAATAGTCCACATCTAA
- a CDS encoding NIL domain-containing protein, which translates to MSPKKIVLRFTKTLSEKPIIYYLVKDYDLVVNIVKANINPHKEGMLILELSGEKYEQGLDYLRSQGVTVQPLTQEIIRNEERCSSCGACTAICPSGALYMERPNMEVKFDGDKCIVCQLCLKTCPLRAMEVRF; encoded by the coding sequence GTGTCTCCCAAAAAGATAGTACTGCGTTTTACTAAAACACTTTCGGAAAAACCAATTATCTATTACTTGGTCAAAGACTATGACCTTGTCGTTAATATAGTTAAAGCTAACATTAACCCTCACAAGGAGGGCATGCTTATCCTTGAGTTAAGTGGGGAAAAATATGAGCAGGGACTGGACTACCTGCGCAGCCAGGGGGTAACCGTACAGCCCCTTACCCAGGAAATAATCCGTAATGAAGAGCGCTGCTCCAGCTGCGGAGCCTGCACCGCCATATGCCCCTCCGGTGCTCTTTACATGGAAAGGCCTAACATGGAGGTAAAATTTGACGGCGATAAATGCATTGTCTGCCAGCTATGCCTGAAAACCTGCCCGTTACGGGCTATGGAGGTAAGATTCTAA
- a CDS encoding homocysteine biosynthesis protein has product MSIERTYAEINSKIKSGKVVVVTAEELVTMVKDKGITAAAKEVDVVTTGTFGPMCSSGVFLNFGHSAPRMKIQKAWLNKVPAYGGIAAADVFLGATEMPEDDPLNSSYPGEFRYGGGHVIEDLVARKPIKYKAIAYGTDCYPRKEIETEITLDDINEAILMNPRNAYQNYNCAVNLSSRTIYTYMGLLKPNLGNAHYSTAGQLSPLLKDPDFRTIGVGTRIFLGGGIGYVVWNGTQHFPDRLYDKNGKYLGPSGGTLSVLGDLKQMNPQWLRGTSFLGYGATLTVGIGVPIPVLNEEIIRYAAVPDEELYAPIMDYSDAYPNRKPCDLGFVSYAELKSGKITVNGKEIPTASMSSYKKAREVAGILKQWIQKGDFLLSQPAQLLPNADDGIKAKVLKG; this is encoded by the coding sequence TTGAGTATCGAAAGAACCTATGCCGAAATAAACAGTAAAATCAAATCCGGAAAGGTAGTCGTGGTCACAGCTGAAGAGTTGGTTACTATGGTCAAAGATAAAGGTATAACAGCTGCTGCAAAAGAGGTAGATGTTGTTACTACCGGCACCTTCGGTCCGATGTGCTCATCCGGTGTATTTTTAAATTTCGGGCACAGTGCACCTCGTATGAAAATACAAAAGGCCTGGCTTAATAAAGTACCGGCTTACGGCGGTATTGCCGCTGCGGATGTTTTTTTAGGCGCTACAGAAATGCCAGAAGACGACCCGTTAAACAGCAGTTACCCCGGTGAATTCCGTTACGGCGGAGGACATGTAATCGAGGATCTGGTAGCCCGTAAACCAATTAAATATAAGGCTATAGCTTATGGTACTGATTGCTATCCAAGAAAGGAAATCGAAACCGAAATTACCCTCGATGACATTAATGAAGCAATATTAATGAACCCGCGCAACGCCTATCAAAACTACAACTGTGCGGTTAATCTGAGCAGCCGAACAATCTACACATATATGGGTCTTTTAAAACCCAACCTGGGAAACGCACATTACTCCACAGCAGGCCAGCTCAGCCCGCTCCTAAAAGACCCGGATTTTCGCACCATCGGTGTAGGCACCCGGATTTTCTTGGGCGGCGGCATCGGTTATGTTGTTTGGAACGGTACCCAGCACTTCCCGGATCGACTGTATGATAAAAACGGGAAATATCTTGGCCCGTCCGGCGGCACCTTATCCGTACTTGGTGATTTAAAACAGATGAATCCCCAATGGTTAAGAGGAACCAGCTTCTTGGGCTATGGTGCCACTCTGACAGTAGGTATCGGTGTACCGATTCCTGTACTCAATGAGGAGATTATACGCTATGCTGCCGTACCTGACGAAGAATTATACGCACCGATTATGGACTATAGTGATGCCTACCCGAACCGTAAGCCTTGCGATCTTGGCTTCGTCAGCTATGCTGAATTAAAATCCGGTAAAATAACTGTCAACGGAAAAGAAATACCCACAGCATCTATGTCCAGTTACAAAAAGGCCCGGGAAGTAGCCGGCATCTTAAAACAATGGATACAGAAAGGGGACTTCCTCTTATCACAGCCGGCCCAACTTCTGCCTAATGCGGATGACGGTATTAAAGCTAAGGTGCTAAAGGGTTAA
- a CDS encoding phosphodiester glycosidase family protein — protein MRKRVFFYVKLLAVILSVNILLSLSAAAVYAAVEPSTSEPISTGVELNTYWSGGTKIYVVKVDLANPYVFLDTMVGIDGTFSQAQNVTEMAKRTGAVAGINGGFFQMKNHRSIGLVFHDGKMVASPAQRQDMPGFGITKDNRIVMDIFGFSGQVYAENGNSFPLFGVNKPDYLLPTGQSADLNSLNMYTPLWGARSRDDFNNLSGVVEVVVQQGEVIAVNQDKPGISIPQNGYVLEGHGLAAKFLLENLPVGSKVEVEYTVSPESANLRGAVGGNTLLVQNGQVASFTQEVSGKVARSAVGIMPDGKTLYLAAAEKSAVSAGMTQREMAQFLVSLGVERAVNLDGGGSTTLAARHLGDFNASLVNTPQAGWQRSVPEAIGVFSTAPKGNLAGLIVNGPDVVLGGTSGLYSVKGYDEYYNPFSVDPQDISWSAEPGGEIAAGLFKPLNGGHAKVVAAVNGIRGEKDVKVIGPEDLLALKVEPAVISVDPGSVVTLKFGVTAKSGEVFNLTAENVQVALTGEVGSVSGATFTAGQNPGVGELTVSFQGLTVVIPVTVKSPGTLLQVLPEKSTQYDPDENTIIEFPAGAVNVPLDIEVKSLDGTEIPGYKVLKVLDVSNPQGAAVSLAVPWRFQYNIDEVYGLAVQEQQVYEGFDGADVFIPVEKNSSNDAKAENYCVKVLYKAEGSNDWISQPSIVEKSLQERETVIARIKGLGQVAVVLDNLPAPSFSDIKGHWSQMMVEDMAAQGIINGYPNGTFRPEQPVTRAEFVSLLYRGLLWPKASKQPAFKDEIPGWAADAVASAVEREVVSGYPDGTFKSSKGISRAEMAVIINRFLNLPEVPKQNEQIFYDKDAFQAWYADHVNRVAAAGILKGDNGKFRPDDSATRAEIAAAVGRVLAYWLKN, from the coding sequence GTGCGAAAACGGGTTTTTTTTTATGTGAAATTACTGGCTGTAATTTTGTCAGTGAATATATTGCTGTCGCTTTCGGCTGCAGCTGTATACGCTGCCGTAGAACCTTCGACTTCCGAGCCTATTAGTACCGGAGTGGAACTGAATACATATTGGTCCGGGGGGACCAAGATTTACGTAGTAAAAGTGGATCTGGCCAATCCATATGTATTTTTAGATACGATGGTGGGTATTGACGGAACATTCAGTCAAGCCCAGAATGTTACGGAAATGGCTAAGAGGACAGGGGCTGTAGCAGGGATAAACGGGGGCTTTTTCCAAATGAAAAACCACCGCTCCATCGGTTTAGTTTTTCATGACGGAAAAATGGTGGCCAGCCCGGCTCAGCGCCAGGATATGCCGGGTTTTGGTATAACCAAAGATAATAGAATAGTTATGGATATCTTTGGTTTTTCCGGTCAGGTTTATGCGGAAAACGGGAATTCTTTCCCATTGTTTGGTGTTAATAAACCGGATTATCTGTTACCAACCGGTCAATCCGCAGATTTAAACAGTTTAAATATGTATACCCCGCTATGGGGTGCAAGAAGCCGGGATGATTTTAATAATCTTTCCGGAGTTGTGGAGGTTGTTGTACAGCAAGGAGAAGTTATTGCAGTTAACCAGGACAAGCCCGGGATTTCTATACCACAAAACGGTTATGTTTTGGAGGGGCACGGTTTGGCAGCTAAATTTTTATTAGAAAATCTCCCGGTTGGTTCCAAAGTAGAAGTGGAGTACACTGTATCACCGGAATCAGCAAATCTCCGGGGGGCTGTTGGCGGAAATACACTGCTAGTGCAAAACGGACAGGTGGCTTCGTTTACACAGGAAGTCAGCGGCAAAGTTGCCCGCAGTGCGGTTGGGATAATGCCGGATGGTAAGACTCTCTACCTGGCAGCCGCTGAGAAAAGTGCTGTAAGTGCCGGTATGACTCAGCGGGAAATGGCTCAGTTTTTAGTATCTCTTGGTGTTGAGCGAGCGGTTAACTTGGACGGTGGTGGTTCCACCACTCTTGCTGCACGGCATCTGGGCGATTTTAATGCCTCCCTCGTTAATACACCACAGGCGGGATGGCAGCGTTCTGTTCCTGAGGCTATCGGAGTGTTTTCAACGGCTCCCAAAGGGAATTTAGCCGGCTTAATTGTAAACGGGCCGGATGTTGTGTTAGGGGGTACTTCCGGGTTATATTCAGTAAAAGGCTATGATGAATATTATAACCCTTTCAGTGTTGATCCGCAGGATATTAGCTGGAGTGCTGAGCCTGGCGGTGAAATTGCTGCAGGACTCTTTAAACCTCTTAATGGGGGTCATGCAAAGGTCGTTGCAGCGGTTAACGGGATTAGGGGAGAGAAAGACGTAAAAGTAATCGGGCCGGAAGACTTGTTGGCTTTAAAAGTTGAGCCGGCAGTAATTTCAGTTGATCCGGGTAGTGTAGTTACTCTAAAGTTTGGTGTAACGGCTAAGAGTGGAGAGGTTTTTAATTTAACTGCTGAAAATGTACAGGTGGCATTAACAGGTGAGGTGGGTTCTGTTTCCGGAGCTACCTTTACTGCCGGTCAAAATCCCGGGGTTGGCGAGCTAACAGTCTCCTTCCAAGGATTAACGGTGGTAATACCTGTAACGGTAAAGTCCCCGGGAACTTTGCTGCAGGTGCTGCCGGAGAAATCAACTCAATATGACCCGGATGAAAATACTATAATAGAATTTCCTGCCGGTGCCGTTAATGTTCCTTTGGATATCGAAGTGAAGTCCTTAGACGGTACTGAAATACCGGGTTATAAGGTGCTAAAGGTGTTAGATGTATCCAATCCGCAGGGTGCCGCTGTATCCCTTGCTGTACCCTGGCGCTTCCAGTATAATATTGACGAAGTTTACGGGCTTGCTGTGCAGGAACAGCAGGTATATGAAGGTTTTGACGGGGCTGATGTTTTTATTCCGGTAGAAAAAAACAGCAGTAATGATGCTAAGGCGGAAAATTATTGTGTAAAAGTACTTTATAAAGCTGAGGGAAGTAATGATTGGATTTCCCAGCCTTCTATTGTTGAGAAATCTTTACAAGAGAGGGAAACTGTTATTGCCAGAATAAAAGGTTTAGGTCAAGTAGCCGTTGTCCTGGATAACCTTCCTGCTCCTTCCTTTTCGGACATCAAGGGGCATTGGTCCCAAATGATGGTTGAAGATATGGCCGCTCAAGGAATTATAAACGGCTATCCAAACGGTACCTTCCGGCCCGAGCAGCCGGTTACCAGGGCAGAGTTTGTTTCTCTATTGTACCGGGGGCTATTGTGGCCAAAAGCTTCAAAACAGCCGGCTTTTAAAGATGAAATACCCGGTTGGGCTGCAGACGCTGTGGCATCAGCGGTCGAACGGGAAGTAGTTAGCGGTTATCCTGATGGTACCTTTAAATCCTCAAAGGGGATAAGCCGTGCCGAGATGGCGGTAATTATCAATAGGTTTTTAAATTTACCTGAAGTTCCAAAACAAAATGAACAGATATTTTACGATAAAGACGCTTTCCAGGCCTGGTACGCAGACCATGTTAACCGGGTCGCTGCGGCAGGTATTTTAAAGGGAGATAACGGTAAGTTCAGACCCGATGACAGTGCCACAAGGGCTGAGATTGCGGCAGCCGTTGGTAGAGTGCTGGCATATTGGTTAAAAAATTAA
- the fni gene encoding type 2 isopentenyl-diphosphate Delta-isomerase, whose translation MEHIEYALRLDQDTDNGFSDIYLVHNSLPELNIEQVSTECEFLGKKLSAPLLINAMTGGHPDVVEINRSLARAARITGIAMAVGSQKAGLESPEVAFTYQVAREENPAGVVLANLSAGDSWMEARAAVEMIEADALQFYLNVPQEIAMREGERDFSGILKNIEQVNKTAGVPLIVKEVGFGMSMETVRQLAAAGISWIDIGGKGGTDFMAIEQMRGNLRNCREFQGWGLTTAVSLLEGLSLNLSLNFIASGGIRTVPEIVKALVLGARLVGIARPFLRILYEESEKKLISYIEDIIRSMKIMMLMLGARRIDDLRLQPAVITGSTADWLEKRGIDLTHYAQRFNS comes from the coding sequence CTGGAGCATATAGAATATGCTTTAAGGCTGGATCAAGATACAGATAATGGTTTTAGTGATATTTATTTAGTGCATAATTCTTTACCGGAATTAAATATTGAACAGGTAAGTACTGAATGTGAATTTTTGGGTAAGAAATTGTCGGCTCCACTGTTAATAAATGCAATGACCGGGGGACATCCTGATGTAGTTGAGATTAATCGAAGTTTGGCCCGGGCTGCCCGAATTACCGGTATAGCAATGGCAGTAGGTTCACAAAAGGCCGGTCTGGAAAGCCCTGAAGTGGCATTTACTTACCAAGTAGCTCGTGAGGAAAATCCTGCCGGGGTTGTTTTGGCAAACTTAAGTGCAGGTGATTCGTGGATGGAAGCCAGGGCTGCCGTGGAGATGATCGAGGCTGATGCCCTGCAATTCTATCTTAATGTTCCCCAGGAAATAGCTATGCGTGAGGGTGAAAGAGATTTTAGCGGTATTTTAAAGAACATAGAGCAAGTTAATAAAACTGCCGGCGTCCCGCTGATAGTAAAAGAGGTTGGTTTTGGAATGTCGATGGAAACAGTTCGGCAGCTGGCAGCTGCCGGTATTTCCTGGATAGATATAGGAGGTAAAGGCGGAACGGATTTTATGGCTATTGAGCAAATGCGCGGCAATTTACGAAACTGTCGGGAATTTCAGGGTTGGGGATTGACTACTGCGGTAAGTCTACTTGAAGGGTTAAGCTTAAATTTATCTTTAAACTTTATAGCCTCCGGCGGAATACGTACAGTACCTGAGATAGTTAAGGCCTTAGTTTTGGGTGCCAGGTTGGTGGGAATAGCCCGCCCGTTTCTGCGCATATTATATGAGGAGTCGGAGAAAAAATTAATATCATATATAGAAGATATAATTCGGTCTATGAAAATTATGATGTTAATGCTTGGCGCCAGGCGGATTGATGATTTAAGACTTCAACCGGCTGTAATTACCGGCAGTACCGCGGATTGGCTAGAAAAAAGAGGCATAGATTTAACGCATTATGCCCAGCGTTTTAATTCTTAA
- the cobT gene encoding nicotinate-nucleotide--dimethylbenzimidazole phosphoribosyltransferase: MLQRVVEEIGDLNRDAMEKAQQRLDSLIKPPGSLGVLEEVAVRLAGITGNPRPEIKNKAVIVMAGDHGIYEEGVSAAPQEVTYQMLPAFVNGVNGIGVLARQAGARVVVVDVGVAVPVNYPGVLQKKVKAGTDNMTRGPAMTRDEAIMALEVGIDIACQEIERGAELLATGDMGIANTTPSTAILAVLGNLPVKDITGRGTLVNDEILNNKKKAIARAIEINKPDPEDPVDVLAKVGGLEIAGLAGMILGAASKRVPVLVDGYISSAAALIASRIAPKSKEFMLPSHLSGEKGHRLMLEVLGLKPMLHLNMRLGEGTGSALAMHIVEGALRILHEMASFDEANVSDVDKSKVLKK, translated from the coding sequence ATGCTTCAAAGAGTAGTTGAAGAAATAGGTGATCTTAACAGGGACGCCATGGAAAAGGCACAGCAGCGGTTGGATAGTTTGATTAAGCCGCCGGGAAGTCTGGGGGTTTTAGAGGAGGTAGCTGTCCGTCTGGCGGGTATTACCGGTAATCCCAGGCCTGAAATAAAAAACAAAGCAGTAATTGTTATGGCAGGTGATCACGGAATATATGAGGAGGGTGTCAGCGCTGCACCGCAGGAAGTTACATATCAAATGCTTCCTGCCTTTGTAAACGGAGTCAACGGGATTGGTGTTTTAGCACGTCAAGCTGGGGCCCGTGTTGTTGTAGTGGATGTAGGGGTGGCTGTACCGGTTAATTACCCGGGGGTATTACAGAAAAAGGTTAAGGCCGGTACTGATAACATGACCAGGGGTCCTGCTATGACACGGGATGAGGCTATTATGGCACTGGAGGTTGGAATAGATATTGCCTGTCAAGAAATAGAGAGGGGTGCGGAGCTTTTAGCTACCGGTGATATGGGTATAGCTAATACTACGCCCAGTACAGCTATTTTGGCTGTTCTTGGAAATCTTCCTGTAAAGGATATTACCGGCCGGGGGACACTGGTTAATGATGAGATATTAAATAATAAGAAGAAAGCCATTGCAAGGGCAATTGAAATTAATAAGCCTGATCCTGAAGATCCGGTTGATGTACTGGCTAAAGTGGGTGGTTTGGAGATAGCAGGACTGGCAGGGATGATATTAGGTGCGGCCTCAAAGCGGGTACCGGTGCTGGTTGACGGTTATATCAGCTCTGCAGCCGCTCTGATAGCTTCGCGTATAGCACCTAAATCCAAGGAGTTTATGCTGCCTTCTCATTTATCCGGTGAAAAAGGACACCGGCTTATGTTGGAGGTTCTGGGACTTAAACCGATGCTCCATCTGAATATGCGTTTGGGGGAAGGGACCGGCTCTGCTCTGGCGATGCATATTGTAGAAGGAGCATTGAGAATTTTACATGAGATGGCCAGCTTTGACGAAGCAAATGTTAGTGATGTGGATAAAAGTAAGGTATTAAAGAAATAA
- a CDS encoding YlbF family regulator — MSSTEKVLDMAVELGKALAETDEFKDMKRGEQAIFENEEAARLVEKLHNAKKEMERKQALGQLNDDDRKEFGEIEKEALANPIVKESFEANAMFNTLMQQISVKMRDGIRENSK; from the coding sequence ATGTCTTCAACGGAAAAAGTTTTAGATATGGCTGTTGAACTTGGTAAAGCCCTTGCTGAAACTGACGAGTTTAAAGATATGAAACGGGGAGAGCAAGCAATATTTGAAAACGAAGAAGCAGCTAGGTTGGTAGAAAAACTTCATAATGCTAAAAAAGAAATGGAAAGAAAGCAAGCTTTGGGGCAGCTTAATGATGATGACCGAAAAGAGTTTGGTGAAATAGAAAAAGAAGCTTTGGCTAATCCTATTGTTAAAGAGTCTTTTGAAGCTAATGCAATGTTTAACACTCTGATGCAACAAATTAGCGTTAAAATGCGTGACGGAATTCGCGAGAATTCTAAGTAA
- the sat gene encoding sulfate adenylyltransferase, whose translation MALVQPHGGKLTPVILPKEQRADALAKAKTLPVIRMSSRETSDTLMIGMGAFSPLTGFMTKDDYESVVNTKHLANGLAWPIPITVSVTKEQAAELKEGQEVALVDDETDEYVGILTVKDKYEYDKTKECKAVFFTDDPEHAGVQKVMGQGEVNIGGDIVTFSELGYDEKYAGYYAHPAETRALFESKGWNTVCAFQTRNPLHRSHEFLCKIGMEITDGLFLHPIVGKLKPGDIPAEVRFECYKAHMDNYFNPARVELRVYPMEMRYAGPSEAILHAIFRQNFGCSHILIGRDHAGVGSYYTAYQAQEMFDQFKPGEILCQPVKVTAAAYCKKCMGMETEKTCPHGPEDRVAISGTKVRQMFSEGILPPLEFGRKEVLEILTRYYQSLGK comes from the coding sequence ATGGCATTGGTACAACCGCATGGTGGAAAATTAACCCCGGTAATACTGCCTAAAGAGCAGCGTGCAGATGCATTGGCTAAAGCTAAAACTTTGCCGGTAATCAGAATGTCATCCCGTGAAACTTCAGATACATTAATGATCGGGATGGGTGCATTTAGTCCATTAACTGGCTTTATGACCAAAGATGACTATGAAAGTGTAGTAAATACCAAACATTTAGCTAACGGATTAGCATGGCCGATTCCTATTACAGTATCTGTTACCAAAGAACAGGCTGCTGAGCTTAAGGAAGGTCAAGAGGTAGCTCTTGTTGATGACGAAACTGACGAGTATGTAGGTATTCTTACAGTTAAAGATAAATATGAGTATGATAAAACAAAAGAATGTAAAGCCGTATTTTTCACTGATGATCCTGAGCATGCCGGTGTGCAAAAGGTAATGGGACAAGGTGAAGTTAACATTGGTGGCGATATCGTAACCTTTAGTGAGTTGGGTTATGATGAAAAATATGCTGGATACTATGCTCACCCGGCAGAAACCCGGGCATTGTTTGAGTCAAAGGGTTGGAATACGGTTTGTGCATTCCAAACTCGTAACCCCTTACACCGTTCACACGAGTTCCTGTGCAAAATCGGTATGGAAATAACTGATGGCTTGTTCCTCCATCCGATTGTTGGTAAACTAAAGCCCGGCGATATTCCGGCTGAAGTACGTTTTGAGTGCTATAAGGCACATATGGATAATTATTTCAACCCCGCAAGAGTTGAACTGAGAGTTTATCCGATGGAAATGCGCTATGCCGGTCCCAGCGAAGCAATATTACACGCTATTTTTCGTCAGAACTTCGGCTGCAGCCATATCCTTATCGGCCGTGACCACGCAGGTGTAGGTAGCTACTATACTGCTTACCAGGCCCAAGAAATGTTTGATCAGTTTAAGCCAGGTGAAATCCTGTGCCAGCCGGTTAAAGTTACCGCTGCCGCTTACTGCAAGAAGTGTATGGGTATGGAAACTGAAAAGACTTGTCCGCACGGTCCGGAAGATCGCGTAGCTATCAGTGGTACCAAAGTTCGTCAAATGTTCTCAGAAGGTATTCTTCCTCCGCTGGAGTTTGGTCGTAAGGAAGTTCTCGAAATCCTTACCAGGTATTATCAAAGCTTAGGTAAGTAA